One genomic region from Curtobacterium sp. 9128 encodes:
- a CDS encoding TetR family transcriptional regulator C-terminal domain-containing protein has translation METLTDDTIVDEQTIAERLIRAAIRAYRLHPFTEVDAAVVADIAGVPLDAVARAFPTWDALLLVTYDAWTDLRGSTRRQKPATTIDYVRMTLAEDVADPGLVRVLAGVINIAGADTTFAELFRKRYAEYVGALTAGFQRDFDAGTEDAVVSAEHAATQLLALYQGLQIQLLVRPGLDALAEYDHAVRALRAGWRHRHVPAWDLDGVPTSPVLPAG, from the coding sequence GTGGAGACACTGACTGACGACACGATCGTCGACGAACAGACGATCGCGGAGCGCCTCATCCGGGCGGCCATCCGCGCCTACCGCCTGCACCCGTTCACCGAGGTCGACGCGGCGGTCGTCGCGGACATCGCCGGTGTGCCGCTCGACGCCGTCGCCCGGGCGTTCCCGACGTGGGACGCCCTGCTGCTGGTCACCTACGACGCGTGGACCGACCTCCGCGGATCGACCAGACGCCAGAAGCCGGCGACGACGATCGACTACGTCCGGATGACCCTCGCCGAGGACGTCGCCGACCCGGGTCTCGTCCGGGTCCTCGCCGGCGTGATCAACATCGCGGGCGCCGACACCACCTTCGCGGAGCTGTTCCGGAAGCGGTACGCCGAGTACGTCGGTGCGCTGACGGCGGGGTTCCAGCGCGACTTCGACGCGGGCACGGAGGACGCGGTGGTCTCCGCCGAGCACGCGGCCACGCAGCTGCTCGCCCTGTACCAGGGACTCCAGATCCAGCTCCTCGTGCGACCGGGCCTCGACGCGCTCGCCGAGTACGACCACGCGGTCCGCGCGCTCCGCGCGGGCTGGCGGCACCGTCACGTCCCGGCGTGGGACCTCGACGGTGTCCCGACGTCACCCGTCCTGCCTGCCGGCTGA